ACACCCATGTTGATTACAACTTTCTCGATTTTAGGCACTTGCATCACTGTTGTATAGTTGAACTTCTGCATCAAAGCAGGAGTGATTTCTTTCAAGAAACGTTCTTTCATTCTTGTTGTAGCCATGAATCATATACCTCCTTTCTTTAAAAAATAATTAGTCGATCACTTCGCCAGAACGTTTTGCAATGCGCACTTTTTTTCCGTTGTCCAAAACTTTGTAACCAACACGGGTTACTTTTCCGCTCTTCGGATCAATGTGCATAACGTTGGAAACGTGAATCGGAGCTTCTTTCTCGATGATGCCGCCTTGTGGATTCAGCTGATTAGGCTTTTGGTGTTTTTTAATCATGTTAACACCTTCCACAAGCACACGGTTTTGACGAGGGTAGGCAGCGATAACGCGACCTTTTTTACCTTTATCTTTACCTGTAATCACCAGAACAGTGTCGTCTTTTTTGACGTGCAGCTTGTTGTTATGGGATTCCAGAACTTTTTTCACTTTTGGCATTTCGTACACCTCCTACGGGCACATTTTAAGGTGAGTTTAGATCACTTCCGGAGCCAAGGAAACGATTTTCATGAAGTCCTTGTCACGAAGTTCGCGAGCAACTGGTCCGAAAATACGAGTACCACGTGGGCTCTTGTCTTCTTTAACGACCACTGCTGCGTTCTCGTCAAATCCGATGTAGGAACCGTCTTTACGGCGGATAGAACGTTTAGTACGAACAACAACCGCTCTTACTACATCACCCTTTTTGACAACGCCGCCTGGTGTTGCTTGTTTTACGGAACAAACGATCAGGTCACCAATTTGAGCTGTACGACGTCCCGTACCACCGAGCACACGGATACACATCAGTTCCTTCGCGCCGGAATTGTCAGCTACAGTCAAACGTGTAAATGGTTGAATCATTTATTTATCCTCCTTTCGGAAAAACTACACTACATTAGATTATAACAGCTTTTTCAACGATTTCGACCAGTCTCCAGTTTTTGTCTTTGGACAAAGGGCGAGTTTCCATGATTTTAACAGTATCACCGATTTGTGCAGTGTTGTTTTCATCATGAGCTTTGAATTTCTTAGTTACTTTAATGCGTTTATGGTAGAGATCATGTTTTTTGTAAGTTTCTACAGCAATCACAATCGTTTTATCCATTTTGTCGCTGACTACTTTACCGACTAATACTTTACGGGCATTACGTTCGCTCATTGTTGGCCTCCTTCCTAATTACAGGCGGATTTTCCACCCGGTCTGATATCTTAGCTAATCCCAAGTTCTCTTTCACGGATCACAGTTTTAGCACGAGCAATTTCCTTACGCACAGCGCCGATCCGAGTCGGGTTATCAAGCTGACCGGTAGCGAGTTGAAAACGAAGGTTAAAAAGTTCTTCTTTAAAACCGGAGATCTTTTGTTCGATTTCAGCAGTGGTTAGGTTGCGGAATTCACTAGCCTTCATTTGCTTCACCACCCAATTCTTCACGTTTCACAAACTTAGTTTTGATTGGCAGTTTGTGAGCGGCAAGACGCATTGCTTCACGAGCAATCTCTTCCGGAACACCAGCAAGTTCAAACATAATCTTGCCTGGTTTCACTACTGCAACCCATTTTTCTACGTTACCTTTACCACTACCCATACGAACCTCAAGAGGCTTCTGAGTAATTGGTTTATCAGGGAAAATTTTAATCCAAACCTTACCACCACGTTTGATGTAACGAGTCATCGCAATACGAGCAGCTTCGATTTGACGGTTAGTAATCCATGCAGGTTCAGTAGCTTGCAAACCGTACTCACCAAAGTTCAGTGTAGTACCGCCTTTTGCACGACCCTTCATATGACCACGTTGTTGTTTACGATGTTTTACGCGTTTTGGTACCAACATGATTAGTTGCCTCCTTCCTGAGGAGCTTGTTTCTTAGCTGGAGGAAGAACCTCTCCACGATAGATCCATACTTTTACGCCAAGACGGCCGTAAGTAGTATGAGCTTCCGCTGTACCATAGTCAATGTCGGCACGAAGCGTATGCAGTGGAACAGTTCCTTCGCTGTACCCTTCGGAACGAGCGATTTCGGCACCGCCAAGACGTCCGCCTACTTGAGTTTTAATTCCTTTTGCTCCGGAACGCATAGTTCTTTGAATCGCTTGTTTCAAAGCACGACGGAAAGAAACACGACGTTCCAATTGTTGTGCAATGCTTTCAGCAACCAAGATTGCGTCCAGTTCAGGATTTTTAATTTCAGAAATATTGATGTGCACCTTTTTACCGCCTGCGATTTTAGTAATTTCATTACGCAGATTTTCAACTTCGGAACCACCCTTACCGATAACCATACCTGGTTTCGCAGTGTGAATCGTTACATTGACACGGTTAGCTGCTCTCTCGATTTCAACACGGGATACAGCGGAGTCTTTCAATCTTTTTTTCAGATGTTCACGAATTCTAACGTCTTCCAGCAAAAGATCACCGAAATCTTTGCCTGCATACCATTTGGATTCCCAATCACGGATAATACCGATTCGGAGTCCGACGGGATTTACCTTTTGGCCCACACGTTTTCCCTCCTTATTTTTCAGATACCACCAGAGTAATATGACTGGTGCGTTTGTTAATAC
The Paenibacillus peoriae DNA segment above includes these coding regions:
- the rpsQ gene encoding 30S ribosomal protein S17, which gives rise to MSERNARKVLVGKVVSDKMDKTIVIAVETYKKHDLYHKRIKVTKKFKAHDENNTAQIGDTVKIMETRPLSKDKNWRLVEIVEKAVII
- the rplX gene encoding 50S ribosomal protein L24: MPKVKKVLESHNNKLHVKKDDTVLVITGKDKGKKGRVIAAYPRQNRVLVEGVNMIKKHQKPNQLNPQGGIIEKEAPIHVSNVMHIDPKSGKVTRVGYKVLDNGKKVRIAKRSGEVID
- the rpmC gene encoding 50S ribosomal protein L29 codes for the protein MKASEFRNLTTAEIEQKISGFKEELFNLRFQLATGQLDNPTRIGAVRKEIARAKTVIRERELGIS
- the rplN gene encoding 50S ribosomal protein L14 — translated: MIQPFTRLTVADNSGAKELMCIRVLGGTGRRTAQIGDLIVCSVKQATPGGVVKKGDVVRAVVVRTKRSIRRKDGSYIGFDENAAVVVKEDKSPRGTRIFGPVARELRDKDFMKIVSLAPEVI
- the rpsC gene encoding 30S ribosomal protein S3, with translation MGQKVNPVGLRIGIIRDWESKWYAGKDFGDLLLEDVRIREHLKKRLKDSAVSRVEIERAANRVNVTIHTAKPGMVIGKGGSEVENLRNEITKIAGGKKVHINISEIKNPELDAILVAESIAQQLERRVSFRRALKQAIQRTMRSGAKGIKTQVGGRLGGAEIARSEGYSEGTVPLHTLRADIDYGTAEAHTTYGRLGVKVWIYRGEVLPPAKKQAPQEGGN
- the rplP gene encoding 50S ribosomal protein L16, whose protein sequence is MLVPKRVKHRKQQRGHMKGRAKGGTTLNFGEYGLQATEPAWITNRQIEAARIAMTRYIKRGGKVWIKIFPDKPITQKPLEVRMGSGKGNVEKWVAVVKPGKIMFELAGVPEEIAREAMRLAAHKLPIKTKFVKREELGGEANEG